Proteins from a genomic interval of Lelliottia amnigena:
- a CDS encoding ssrAB activated gene, with translation MAKTLLRSGNLDDFQAVGGGGQAVFESALQIREALRLRKQQAIVDCLAIPQVNDGGDRVDWYSPVDGAVTGWNAADEDARFRALRYLENTISSVESLSKKSLQSPKTAQQLFGSLLSKAFQFPGENFIYLIEGKPVIAFWGFVNLNENAREDVLDCLRESLAPEPMPSPVEEEPEPEQLPVVTFEEADAPLIAPTPATAVVPAPVTTAVLRVTEDDLYVAQPAKLAPNEPTAPAQPEPAAVTKKRRVPLWTLPVAAVIVAAVAAPLLWPKAAPSAEPAPTPAPAPVAIAPKPVQPVADIAMNLPLHQAEILPVAAPVVTPAPAEEAVIISAIPKDALVMDAMQVKTGSTKFLNGTWRALLDVKDPITGKPPSMRYQVQNNKGTARVVHGDNVVCRTDIFSGLHSNGELMIKSRGNARCSDGSRYPMPEIACKAGTNDVAECTARYDAKTVVPLTFKKAGA, from the coding sequence GTGGCAAAAACACTTTTACGCAGCGGCAATCTGGATGATTTTCAGGCCGTTGGCGGCGGCGGTCAGGCCGTATTTGAATCAGCATTGCAAATCCGCGAGGCGCTTCGCCTGCGCAAACAACAGGCAATAGTCGATTGCCTGGCCATTCCGCAAGTTAACGACGGCGGCGATCGCGTTGACTGGTACTCTCCCGTGGATGGCGCTGTCACCGGCTGGAACGCCGCCGACGAAGACGCCCGTTTCCGCGCCCTGCGCTATCTGGAAAATACGATCTCCAGCGTCGAGTCGCTGAGTAAAAAGAGCCTTCAGTCGCCTAAAACGGCGCAGCAGCTCTTTGGCTCTTTGCTTTCCAAAGCGTTCCAGTTCCCCGGCGAAAATTTCATTTACCTGATCGAGGGCAAGCCGGTTATCGCCTTTTGGGGATTTGTAAACCTTAATGAGAACGCGCGCGAGGATGTTCTGGATTGCCTGCGCGAATCGCTCGCGCCTGAGCCGATGCCTTCTCCGGTCGAAGAAGAGCCAGAGCCGGAACAGCTTCCGGTAGTGACCTTTGAAGAGGCCGATGCGCCGCTGATTGCCCCAACGCCTGCGACAGCCGTTGTGCCTGCACCAGTGACCACGGCGGTACTTCGTGTTACCGAAGACGATTTGTACGTTGCGCAGCCTGCCAAATTAGCCCCAAATGAACCGACTGCGCCCGCTCAGCCTGAACCGGCAGCCGTAACCAAAAAGCGCCGCGTTCCACTCTGGACATTGCCTGTTGCAGCGGTGATTGTTGCCGCCGTCGCGGCACCACTGCTGTGGCCGAAAGCGGCACCGTCAGCAGAACCTGCCCCAACACCTGCGCCTGCGCCCGTAGCGATCGCGCCAAAACCGGTGCAGCCAGTGGCCGACATCGCCATGAACCTGCCGCTCCACCAGGCCGAAATTTTACCCGTTGCCGCGCCTGTCGTGACGCCAGCGCCAGCAGAAGAAGCAGTCATCATCTCAGCCATTCCTAAAGATGCGCTGGTGATGGACGCCATGCAGGTGAAAACCGGTTCGACCAAATTCCTGAACGGGACCTGGCGCGCACTGCTTGACGTGAAGGACCCGATTACCGGCAAACCACCGTCAATGCGCTATCAGGTTCAGAACAATAAAGGTACGGCGCGTGTGGTTCACGGCGATAATGTTGTTTGCCGAACGGATATTTTCTCGGGTCTGCACAGCAACGGTGAGCTGATGATAAAAAGTCGCGGCAACGCCCGTTGCTCGGATGGTTCACGCTACCCGATGCCAGAGATTGCCTGTAAAGCAGGGACTAACGATGTGGCAGAGTGTACTGCCCGTTATGATGCCAAAACCGTCGTTCCGCTGACGTTCAAGAAAGCAGGTGCCTGA
- the yncA gene encoding N-acetyltransferase GCN5, producing MIIRHANKEDCAAIGEIYNHAVVHTAAIWNDTTVDTENRIAWFEARTLMGYPVLVSEEKGVITGYASFGDWRAFDGFRHTVEHSVYVHPEYQGKGIGRELMKALIGEARNIGKHVMVAGIEAQNHGSIHLHKTLGFVITGQMPQVGTKFGRWLDLTFMQLQLDERNDPDAI from the coding sequence ATGATCATCCGCCACGCCAATAAAGAAGACTGCGCCGCAATCGGCGAAATTTATAACCATGCCGTTGTGCACACTGCCGCAATCTGGAATGACACTACCGTTGATACCGAGAACCGCATTGCGTGGTTTGAAGCGCGGACGCTGATGGGCTATCCGGTACTGGTGAGCGAAGAAAAGGGTGTCATCACGGGCTATGCCTCATTTGGCGACTGGCGGGCATTTGACGGATTCCGACATACGGTTGAACATTCGGTTTACGTTCACCCCGAGTATCAGGGCAAAGGGATTGGTCGTGAGCTGATGAAAGCGCTGATCGGTGAAGCGCGCAACATCGGTAAACACGTTATGGTGGCGGGAATTGAGGCACAAAATCACGGCTCGATTCACCTTCACAAGACGCTCGGATTTGTGATTACCGGACAAATGCCGCAGGTCGGGACCAAATTTGGCCGCTGGCTGGATCTTACCTTTATGCAGCTCCAGCTTGATGAGCGCAACGACCCGGACGCTATCTGA
- the ydcZ gene encoding inner membrane protein YdcZ: MNQSLTLVFLVAAGIGLVVQNTLMVRITQSSSTILIAMLLNSLVGIVLFVSILLLKNGVAGFSELASTIRWWTLIPGLLGSFFVFASISGYQYVGAATTIAVLVASQLIGGLVMDVLKSQGIPLRALIGPICGAVLLVIGAWLVARRQF; the protein is encoded by the coding sequence ATGAATCAATCCCTGACGCTGGTCTTTCTGGTCGCTGCCGGGATCGGTCTGGTGGTGCAAAATACGTTGATGGTGCGCATCACCCAGTCATCCTCCACCATTTTGATCGCGATGCTGCTGAACTCGCTGGTCGGCATTGTGCTGTTCGTGAGTATTTTATTACTTAAAAATGGCGTGGCGGGATTCAGCGAACTGGCGTCGACGATTCGCTGGTGGACGTTAATTCCCGGTTTGTTGGGATCGTTTTTTGTCTTTGCCAGTATCAGCGGCTACCAGTACGTTGGAGCAGCCACGACGATTGCGGTGCTGGTCGCCAGTCAGTTGATTGGCGGGCTGGTGATGGACGTATTGAAAAGCCAGGGGATCCCCCTGCGTGCGCTGATTGGCCCGATTTGCGGTGCGGTATTGCTGGTGATTGGCGCCTGGCTGGTTGCCCGACGCCAGTTTTAA
- the dppA_5 gene encoding dipeptide transport protein has protein sequence MSTGKTLLALALSTLLPASAAWAAKSDTLIYCSEASPESFNPQIASSGPSFVASSQVLYNRLINFDPVKNTPVPSLAESWTISPDGKTYTFALRKGVKFNSNKFFKPTRDFNADDVIFSVMRQKDPKHPYHNVSKGNYEYFNDVGLDKLIQEVKKVDDYHVQFVLTEPNAAFLADWGMDFASILSAEYADVMLKKGTPDNVDTWPVGTGPYVLQQYKVDSLIRYIANPNYWDGDVPTKHLIFSITPNVETRLAKLQTNECQIIPAPSPVQFDVIKKNKDLALHSVDALNVGYLAFNTEKKPFDNVLVRQALNYATDKKAIVNAVFMGSGTVAKSPIPPNMMGYDKELKDYSYDPEKAKALLKQAGLEQGAEVTLWSMPVQRPYNPNSRRIAEMIQNDWAKVGVKAKIVSYEWGEYLSGMRKGEHDSALFGWMSDNGDPDNFADVLLGCNSIKTGSNAARWCDKGYNDLVQKAKLTSDPAARAKLYGQAQEIFYQQAPWIALANGKTFFATRSNVTGYSVSLMGSDFSKAKLN, from the coding sequence ATGTCTACAGGGAAAACACTGCTCGCATTAGCGCTGAGCACATTGTTACCGGCAAGTGCCGCGTGGGCGGCGAAAAGCGACACCCTTATTTATTGCTCTGAAGCCTCACCGGAGTCGTTTAACCCGCAAATTGCCAGTTCAGGCCCGTCATTCGTCGCCAGCTCGCAGGTGCTTTATAACCGCTTGATTAACTTTGACCCGGTGAAAAATACGCCAGTTCCTTCTCTGGCTGAATCCTGGACAATTTCACCTGACGGTAAAACCTATACTTTTGCTTTGCGCAAAGGGGTGAAATTCAATAGCAATAAATTCTTCAAACCAACGCGTGATTTTAACGCCGATGACGTTATTTTCTCGGTGATGCGTCAGAAAGACCCTAAGCATCCGTATCATAATGTGTCGAAGGGCAACTACGAATACTTTAACGACGTCGGCCTGGACAAACTGATTCAGGAAGTGAAAAAGGTCGATGATTATCACGTTCAGTTTGTCTTAACCGAACCGAATGCGGCGTTCCTGGCGGACTGGGGAATGGACTTTGCCTCGATTCTGTCTGCCGAGTATGCGGATGTAATGCTGAAAAAAGGCACGCCGGACAACGTGGATACCTGGCCTGTCGGGACCGGTCCATATGTGCTGCAACAGTACAAAGTCGATTCACTGATCCGCTATATCGCGAACCCCAATTACTGGGATGGCGACGTGCCGACTAAGCACCTGATTTTCTCCATCACGCCAAATGTCGAAACGCGTCTGGCGAAGTTGCAAACCAACGAGTGCCAGATCATTCCTGCGCCGTCACCGGTGCAATTTGATGTGATCAAGAAGAATAAAGATCTGGCGCTGCACTCTGTCGATGCGCTGAACGTCGGCTATCTGGCGTTTAACACCGAGAAAAAACCGTTCGACAACGTGCTGGTGCGGCAGGCGCTGAACTATGCCACGGACAAAAAAGCGATCGTTAATGCTGTCTTTATGGGCTCCGGTACGGTGGCGAAGTCGCCGATTCCGCCAAATATGATGGGCTATGACAAAGAGTTGAAGGACTACAGCTACGATCCAGAGAAAGCGAAAGCGCTGCTGAAGCAGGCCGGGCTGGAGCAGGGCGCGGAAGTGACGCTGTGGTCAATGCCGGTTCAGCGTCCCTATAACCCAAACTCGCGCCGTATCGCGGAGATGATCCAAAACGACTGGGCAAAAGTGGGCGTGAAAGCGAAAATTGTTTCCTATGAATGGGGCGAATATTTGTCCGGTATGCGTAAAGGCGAGCATGATTCTGCGCTGTTTGGCTGGATGTCTGATAACGGCGATCCGGATAATTTTGCGGATGTGCTGCTGGGCTGTAACAGCATCAAAACCGGTTCTAATGCCGCACGCTGGTGCGATAAGGGATACAATGACCTCGTGCAAAAAGCGAAGCTGACCAGCGATCCAGCCGCACGCGCCAAGCTCTACGGCCAGGCGCAGGAGATTTTCTATCAGCAAGCGCCGTGGATTGCGCTGGCGAACGGCAAAACGTTCTTCGCCACCCGCAGCAACGTGACGGGTTATAGCGTCAGCCTGATGGGCAGTGATTTCTCGAAAGCGAAGCTGAATTAA
- a CDS encoding Protein of uncharacterised function (DUF2526)., producing MSHLDAVTARVDAAVEESVITHMNELLVELSEDAELSREDRYAQQQRLRNAIAHHGKHYKEDAEARQEQLTKGGTIL from the coding sequence ATGTCACATCTGGATGCAGTGACGGCGCGTGTGGATGCCGCTGTGGAAGAAAGTGTTATTACGCATATGAATGAACTGTTGGTCGAATTGAGCGAGGACGCGGAACTGAGCCGCGAAGATCGTTACGCGCAGCAGCAGCGCCTGCGTAACGCCATTGCTCATCACGGCAAGCATTACAAAGAAGATGCCGAAGCGCGGCAGGAACAGCTCACCAAAGGTGGCACGATCCTGTAA